The following proteins come from a genomic window of Candidatus Francisella endociliophora:
- a CDS encoding ROK family protein has translation MYIGLDIGGTNISAGIFDEQKNLLNTAKVKSKGKSDSDVVLGQIFKVIGKLLDDSNKDKIKAIGIGIAGFVDSKKGVLNFSANINLNGINIVQEVTQKFNNVPVFLENDVNVGVIGEWKYGVGRGHKNIVGIFAGTGIGGGLVIHDKFLYGETGGAGAVGHVTINSQGPYCGSCGSQGCVETYAGKVGMENRIMNLHKKGVKSILIDSVLENNGKLKGSHLKKALEAKDPVAIDIANIAMTNLGVAVANYINLLNPSMILFGGGIMEAIGQEYLDVIYQSCSKYAFKTMLDACELKIATLGDNSGVYGAMDIAFNRLQGNW, from the coding sequence ATGTATATAGGTTTAGATATTGGTGGCACTAATATTTCAGCTGGTATTTTTGATGAGCAGAAAAATTTACTTAATACCGCAAAAGTTAAGTCAAAAGGCAAAAGTGACTCGGATGTTGTTCTTGGTCAGATTTTTAAAGTTATTGGTAAGCTCTTGGATGACTCAAATAAAGATAAAATCAAAGCTATAGGTATTGGCATAGCAGGTTTTGTTGATTCAAAAAAAGGTGTATTAAATTTTAGTGCGAATATTAATTTAAATGGGATAAACATTGTTCAAGAAGTTACTCAAAAGTTTAATAATGTACCAGTTTTTCTTGAGAATGATGTTAATGTTGGCGTTATAGGTGAATGGAAATACGGTGTCGGTAGAGGCCATAAAAATATAGTAGGTATATTTGCGGGTACTGGTATTGGTGGTGGTTTAGTAATACACGATAAGTTTCTCTATGGCGAGACTGGTGGCGCTGGTGCAGTTGGTCATGTCACTATCAATAGCCAAGGCCCATATTGCGGAAGTTGTGGCTCACAAGGATGTGTTGAAACTTATGCAGGTAAAGTTGGCATGGAGAATAGAATTATGAATCTGCATAAGAAGGGTGTTAAAAGCATTCTGATAGATTCTGTACTTGAGAATAATGGCAAACTAAAAGGGTCTCACTTAAAGAAAGCCTTAGAGGCTAAAGATCCAGTAGCTATCGATATTGCAAATATTGCGATGACAAATTTAGGTGTTGCTGTCGCTAATTATATTAATCTTTTAAATCCATCAATGATTCTGTTCGGTGGTGGAATTATGGAAGCAATAGGTCAAGAGTATTTAGATGTGATTTATCAGTCTTGCTCAAAATATGCTTTTAAAACTATGTTAGATGCTTGTGAATTAAAGATCGCAACTCTAGGCGATAATTCAGGTGTATATGGAGCTATGGATATAGCATTTAATAGACTACAAGGAAATTGGTAA
- a CDS encoding ROK family protein encodes MYIGVDIGGSNMAAGLFDENKKLVATAKVKSKAKDVTEVVLGQLFKVIDKLTVDISTGKSLKGIGIGVAGLIDKKTSVVRRSVNININGVNLKKILEEKYKVLAEVDNDVNVGILGEAKYGAGVGCDDIVGAFVGTGIGGGLVLNGKLYTGNSGLAAELGHTVIKQGGAYCPGCGSQGCLEAYAGKVGIEKKIENLAKKRISSTLIDLVVENDGKLKSSHIKKALEDNDEIAKDILSEAMEYLGAGLGSSLNMINPSMVILGGGVMEAIGEQYLPLIKRAAMRNSFADIFAECDFKLAKLGDQAGIYGAMELVAI; translated from the coding sequence ATGTATATAGGTGTTGATATTGGCGGCTCTAATATGGCTGCTGGACTATTTGATGAAAATAAAAAGCTAGTAGCAACTGCGAAAGTTAAATCAAAAGCAAAAGATGTAACTGAAGTTGTTTTAGGACAGTTGTTTAAAGTTATTGATAAACTAACTGTGGATATTTCTACAGGAAAAAGTTTAAAGGGAATCGGTATAGGTGTTGCTGGACTTATTGATAAAAAAACATCAGTAGTGCGCAGAAGTGTTAATATCAATATCAATGGTGTTAATCTAAAAAAAATTCTTGAAGAAAAATATAAAGTCTTAGCAGAAGTTGATAATGATGTAAATGTTGGTATCTTAGGTGAAGCTAAGTATGGCGCAGGAGTAGGTTGTGATGATATCGTTGGTGCTTTTGTTGGCACTGGTATTGGTGGTGGCTTGGTATTAAACGGTAAGCTTTATACTGGGAATAGTGGTTTGGCAGCAGAACTTGGTCATACTGTTATCAAACAAGGAGGAGCATATTGTCCAGGTTGTGGTTCACAAGGTTGTCTAGAAGCTTATGCAGGTAAAGTGGGTATTGAAAAGAAAATAGAAAATCTTGCTAAAAAAAGAATCTCAAGTACCCTTATTGATCTAGTAGTTGAGAATGATGGCAAGCTGAAAAGTAGCCATATTAAAAAAGCACTTGAAGACAATGATGAAATAGCAAAAGATATTCTCAGTGAGGCTATGGAATATCTAGGTGCAGGGCTTGGAAGTTCTCTTAATATGATTAACCCATCTATGGTTATCTTAGGAGGTGGAGTTATGGAAGCAATAGGCGAGCAGTACTTGCCTTTAATTAAAAGGGCAGCTATGAGAAATTCTTTTGCAGATATATTTGCAGAATGCGATTTTAAATTAGCCAAACTTGGTGATCAGGCTGGTATTTATGGGGCTATGGAGCTTGTGGCTATTTAA
- the pnuC gene encoding nicotinamide riboside transporter PnuC: MNIFKNFISQLTTYFKGFRNIRLTNIFNGWSTLEIVWFVTATLTMLFISAYTAQQQVVLTIVATVTGITTILLIAKGKVLNFFFGLINNLTYAYVCYSQGIYGQFLLFLCFYFPMQFYGMHTWTKPQRTNENNDIITRVLTGSQRLKLSVGIIVVATLYGLIILKGVFNQQVGLFADSLTGVVAVVAIILMVNAYIEQWVLWIIINSLSTIIWLQQYLFGTGQGIAFLVMWLIYLCNAIYGYINWLKLKKDD; encoded by the coding sequence TTGAACATATTTAAGAATTTTATCTCTCAGTTAACTACTTACTTCAAAGGTTTTAGAAATATTAGACTAACTAATATTTTTAATGGCTGGTCTACTTTAGAGATTGTATGGTTTGTGACTGCGACATTAACAATGTTGTTTATAAGCGCTTATACTGCTCAACAGCAGGTAGTGCTAACGATAGTAGCTACAGTTACAGGTATTACTACAATTTTACTGATAGCTAAGGGAAAGGTTTTAAATTTTTTCTTTGGACTTATAAATAATCTTACATATGCTTATGTTTGTTATAGTCAAGGTATTTATGGACAATTTCTATTGTTTTTGTGTTTTTATTTTCCTATGCAGTTTTATGGCATGCATACTTGGACAAAGCCACAACGTACAAATGAAAACAATGATATTATCACTAGAGTCTTAACTGGTAGCCAGAGACTAAAACTTAGTGTAGGTATAATAGTTGTTGCTACATTGTATGGGTTGATAATTTTGAAAGGAGTTTTTAATCAGCAAGTTGGCTTATTTGCTGATTCGCTAACAGGAGTTGTTGCCGTTGTTGCAATTATCCTGATGGTCAATGCTTATATCGAACAGTGGGTTTTATGGATAATTATTAATTCTCTTTCTACTATTATTTGGTTGCAACAATATCTATTTGGTACTGGTCAAGGGATAGCATTTTTAGTGATGTGGTTAATTTATCTTTGTAATGCAATATATGGTTATATTAATTGGCTAAAACTTAAAAAGGACGATTAA
- a CDS encoding MFS transporter, with translation MTVRQTLFLILTPIVAMCVLSFGNGYFTTFSSIELNSLGRSNFMIGIISAAYFLGMTTGSYFSQFTIMRVGYIRAFVLFASMMAISTMLLGVFKGVTIWIIFRFACGYALAALFLIIESWCILSSEKKNRGFVFSIYLFVYYGTQALSQLMINVHFSETLLAYCFISSLCSIAIVLMAFTKTIAPAPHSEEVCSPKKIIQKVPLAIVAAAVGGATLGSVYTILPIFLVRVESTHDLISFLMMVTILGGMLLQIPMGKLSDIIDRRKVILLAAVGIVATSLLAMLFHKSPVFFAFIIFFFGGCAFVIYPLSISHASDFLEENEILGAIGVITIAYGVGSVLGPIILSNFMAVVGPFGFFVITGVISVLLSIYTVYRLQYRESATDTVAFTAVTPESVGFSEAQEVVSDKLGE, from the coding sequence ATGACTGTTAGACAAACTCTATTTCTAATTCTTACTCCAATTGTTGCAATGTGCGTTCTATCATTTGGTAACGGGTATTTTACAACTTTTTCATCTATTGAATTAAACAGTCTTGGTAGATCGAATTTTATGATCGGAATAATATCCGCGGCTTATTTTTTAGGGATGACTACAGGATCATATTTTTCGCAATTTACTATTATGCGAGTTGGTTATATACGTGCGTTTGTTTTATTTGCATCGATGATGGCTATTAGCACAATGCTTCTGGGAGTCTTTAAAGGAGTTACCATATGGATCATATTTAGGTTTGCGTGTGGTTATGCTTTAGCTGCTTTATTTTTAATTATTGAAAGTTGGTGTATCCTATCTTCTGAGAAAAAAAATAGAGGATTTGTTTTTTCTATTTATCTCTTTGTATACTATGGTACACAAGCACTTTCACAGCTTATGATAAATGTTCACTTTAGTGAAACTCTTCTTGCTTACTGCTTTATTTCATCTTTATGTAGTATTGCTATAGTGTTAATGGCATTTACAAAAACTATTGCTCCAGCACCACACTCAGAAGAGGTCTGTTCTCCTAAAAAAATTATACAAAAAGTACCATTAGCTATAGTTGCAGCAGCAGTTGGAGGAGCAACTCTTGGCTCGGTGTATACTATACTGCCGATCTTCTTAGTTAGGGTTGAAAGTACTCATGATTTGATTTCATTTTTAATGATGGTAACTATTTTAGGTGGTATGTTATTACAAATCCCAATGGGTAAATTATCAGATATTATTGATCGTAGAAAAGTTATATTATTAGCAGCAGTTGGTATTGTGGCTACTTCTTTACTAGCAATGCTATTCCACAAATCTCCAGTATTCTTTGCTTTTATCATTTTCTTTTTTGGCGGCTGTGCATTTGTGATATACCCCTTATCAATATCTCATGCTAGTGACTTTTTAGAAGAGAATGAAATACTTGGAGCAATTGGTGTTATTACTATTGCTTATGGAGTTGGGTCTGTTCTAGGGCCAATTATACTTTCAAATTTCATGGCAGTTGTAGGGCCTTTTGGATTTTTTGTAATAACAGGTGTAATATCTGTACTATTAAGCATATATACAGTTTATCGACTTCAATATAGAGAGTCTGCTACAGATACTGTTGCATTTACAGCAGTTACTCCAGAGAGTGTTGGATTTAGTGAGGCACAGGAGGTCGTTTCAGATAAGCTTGGAGAGTAA
- the eno gene encoding phosphopyruvate hydratase has translation MSSQISQVHARQILDSRGNPTVEVDVVLESGAFGRAAVPSGASTGIREALELRDGKKDIFLGKSVYKAVENVNTKIAQAVKGLDALDQRLVDKTMIDLDGTENKKNLGANAILGVSLATARAAASQLRKPFYRYLMDVKEYLMPVPMMNVINGGSHADNNVDMQEFMIVPAGFDNFSDALRCGTEVFHTLKKVLVADGYSVAGVGDEGGYAPDLPSNEAAVEAILKAVKEAGYEPGKHVFIALDPASSEYYKDGKYELASEGKSLTSAEMVEYFAKWVEKYPIVSIEDGMAEEDWDGWKLMTEKLGKKVQLVGDDLFVTNPSILAKGIEKGVANSILIKLNQIGSLTETFEAMAMAGQAGYTCVVSHRSGETSDTIIADLAVATCAGQIKTGSLSRSDRIAKYNQLLRIEEELGENAIYPGVKAFVFSSEEEQADEAQEIVVEESETEKVVVQVEE, from the coding sequence ATGTCATCACAAATAAGTCAAGTTCATGCTAGACAAATATTGGATTCTCGTGGTAACCCTACAGTTGAAGTAGATGTTGTTTTAGAAAGTGGTGCTTTTGGTAGAGCAGCGGTACCTTCTGGTGCTTCTACTGGTATTAGAGAAGCTTTAGAGTTAAGAGATGGAAAAAAAGACATTTTTCTTGGTAAAAGTGTTTATAAAGCAGTTGAAAATGTAAATACAAAGATTGCACAAGCAGTGAAAGGTTTAGATGCTTTAGATCAAAGATTAGTTGATAAAACTATGATTGATTTAGATGGCACTGAAAACAAAAAGAATCTTGGTGCAAATGCTATATTAGGTGTTTCTTTAGCTACAGCTAGAGCAGCAGCTTCTCAGCTTAGAAAGCCATTCTATCGTTATTTAATGGATGTTAAAGAATATTTAATGCCAGTACCAATGATGAATGTAATCAATGGTGGTTCACATGCAGATAACAATGTAGATATGCAGGAGTTCATGATTGTACCAGCTGGTTTTGATAATTTTTCTGATGCTCTAAGATGTGGTACAGAAGTATTCCATACTCTTAAAAAAGTATTAGTAGCTGATGGCTATAGTGTAGCAGGTGTTGGTGATGAAGGTGGCTATGCTCCAGATTTACCATCAAATGAAGCTGCTGTAGAAGCTATTTTAAAAGCTGTTAAAGAAGCTGGATATGAGCCTGGTAAGCATGTGTTTATTGCATTAGATCCTGCAAGTAGTGAGTACTACAAAGATGGTAAATATGAATTAGCTTCTGAAGGTAAGTCTTTAACATCAGCAGAAATGGTTGAATACTTTGCTAAATGGGTTGAGAAATACCCTATCGTATCTATCGAAGATGGTATGGCTGAAGAAGATTGGGATGGTTGGAAGTTAATGACTGAAAAACTTGGTAAGAAAGTTCAGTTAGTTGGTGATGATCTGTTTGTTACTAACCCAAGCATTCTTGCAAAAGGCATCGAAAAAGGTGTAGCTAACTCTATTCTAATCAAGTTAAATCAAATAGGGTCTTTAACAGAAACTTTTGAAGCTATGGCTATGGCTGGTCAAGCAGGCTATACTTGTGTTGTATCTCATCGTTCTGGTGAAACTTCTGATACAATTATTGCTGATTTAGCTGTTGCAACCTGTGCAGGTCAAATTAAGACTGGCTCATTATCAAGGTCTGATCGTATAGCTAAGTATAATCAGTTATTAAGAATCGAAGAAGAACTTGGTGAAAATGCTATTTATCCAGGTGTTAAGGCATTTGTGTTTAGTTCTGAAGAAGAGCAAGCTGATGAAGCTCAAGAAATTGTTGTAGAAGAGAGCGAAACGGAAAAAGTCGTAGTTCAAGTCGAAGAATAA
- a CDS encoding FtsB family cell division protein, whose amino-acid sequence MNTKSNSFFYIFISAVLLLIAILQYDLWFSSTGLIKYKTLKSAVAKQSEEVRQKSQTNAQLYSEVVSLRKNSEVLESLARENMGLIKQGEVFYSVK is encoded by the coding sequence ATGAATACAAAATCTAATTCTTTTTTCTATATTTTTATCTCTGCAGTTCTATTGCTTATTGCTATATTACAATATGATCTATGGTTTAGTAGTACAGGGCTTATTAAATATAAAACATTAAAAAGCGCTGTTGCGAAGCAATCAGAAGAAGTGAGACAAAAATCTCAAACAAATGCTCAACTATACTCAGAAGTAGTTTCATTACGTAAAAATAGTGAAGTTCTTGAAAGTTTAGCTCGTGAGAATATGGGGTTGATTAAGCAAGGTGAGGTTTTCTATAGTGTCAAATAA